In Quercus lobata isolate SW786 chromosome 12, ValleyOak3.0 Primary Assembly, whole genome shotgun sequence, a genomic segment contains:
- the LOC115969977 gene encoding uncharacterized protein LOC115969977 — protein sequence MSLLSPEMILILSGAIALSLSVGFVIGLLVWHFFGPAAATPRIAQATRSATNLQISPRRNMRTQEQTDQEGHTEASRQTGRLLELNQNIQSSSPQDEGERSDQTILPPPRDHESGTEASRLTEGSHELNQAPPHDHPMPKNDGKKQSIERFYSARDSMNVETNESEKGLQLQQ from the exons atGTCATTGCTTTCCCCTGAGATGATCTTAATTCTCTCTGGTGCGATTGCTTTATCTCTTTCGGTTGGTTTCGTAATTGGCTTACTAGTTTGGCATTTCTTTGGTCCGGCGGCTGCGACACCACGCATAGCACAAGCAACGCGGTCGGCGACGAACCTGCAGATATCTCCAAGGCGAAACATGAGAACTCAGGAGCAGACGGACCAAGAAGGCCACACAGAGGCTTCACGACAGACTGGTAGACTTCTGGAGTTGAACCAAAACATTCAGTCTTCATCGCCACAGGACGAAGGCGAGCGGTCTGACCAGACGATTCTGCCTCCACCGCGGGATCATGAGAGCGGCACTGAAGCTTCACGACTGACGGAGGGATCTCATGAGTTGAACCAGGCACCGCCGCATGACCACCCTATGCCGAAGAACGATGGCAAGAAGCAGTCTATTGAACGATTTTATTCAGCCCGAGACTCAATG AATGTAGAAACAAATGAATCGGAGAAGGGGCTTCAGTTGCAGCAGTAA